A genomic region of Phenylobacterium parvum contains the following coding sequences:
- a CDS encoding MDR family oxidoreductase, which produces MSDTFRALRAHKTDAGIETRLETLTDADLMDGDVTVRVEASTINFKDGLALTGRSPILRTFPLIPGIDFAGVVEASSHAGFAPGDRVVLNGWGVGETWHGGYAQRARVKGDWLVRLPDSLSTARAMAIGTAGYTAMLCVMALERQGVAPGSGDILVTGAAGGVGGVAITLLSGLGHRVVASSRRAEAEGAYLRGLGAAEVIDAAEFSGPARPIGKERWAGVVDSVGSHTLATAISQTRYGGAVAACGMAQGLDLPGSVAPFILRSVVLAGVDSVMRPTPDRIEAWRRLGTDLDLARLDAMTEVAGLSDLPRLAAEILEGKVRGRVVIDPST; this is translated from the coding sequence GTGTCCGACACCTTCCGCGCCCTGCGCGCCCACAAGACCGACGCCGGTATCGAGACCCGGCTGGAGACCCTGACCGACGCCGACCTGATGGACGGCGACGTGACGGTCCGGGTCGAGGCCTCGACAATCAACTTCAAGGACGGCCTGGCCCTGACCGGCCGCTCGCCCATCCTGCGCACCTTTCCCCTGATCCCCGGCATCGACTTCGCCGGCGTGGTCGAGGCCTCGAGCCACGCCGGGTTCGCCCCGGGCGACCGGGTCGTCCTGAACGGCTGGGGCGTGGGCGAGACCTGGCACGGCGGCTACGCCCAGAGGGCGCGGGTCAAGGGCGACTGGCTGGTCCGCCTGCCGGACAGCCTTTCCACCGCCCGGGCCATGGCCATCGGGACGGCGGGCTACACCGCCATGCTCTGCGTCATGGCCCTGGAGCGCCAGGGGGTGGCGCCGGGGTCCGGCGACATCCTGGTCACCGGCGCCGCAGGCGGGGTGGGCGGCGTCGCCATCACCCTGCTGTCGGGCCTGGGACACCGGGTGGTGGCCTCGTCCCGCCGGGCGGAAGCCGAGGGCGCCTACCTGCGCGGGCTCGGCGCGGCGGAGGTGATCGACGCCGCCGAATTCTCCGGCCCCGCCCGCCCCATCGGCAAGGAGCGCTGGGCCGGCGTGGTGGACTCTGTGGGCAGCCACACCCTGGCGACCGCCATCTCCCAGACCCGTTACGGCGGCGCGGTGGCCGCCTGCGGCATGGCCCAGGGCCTGGACCTGCCCGGCTCGGTGGCCCCCTTCATCCTGCGCAGCGTGGTCCTGGCGGGGGTCGACAGCGTGATGCGGCCGACGCCGGACCGGATCGAGGCCTGGCGGCGGCTTGGAACCGACCTGGACCTCGCCCGCTTGGACGCCATGACCGAGGTGGCGGGCCTGTCCGACCTGCCCCGCCTCGCCGCCGAGATCCTTGAGGGCAAGGTCCGCGGCCGCGTGGTGATCGATCCCTCGACCTAG
- a CDS encoding alpha/beta hydrolase, with translation MKAASYPLARQQDFTSRVNGRAYRLRIATPFGPPPASGYPVVYVLDGDGYFGTFADAARLRAAAGMEIPHAVVVGVGYPAEDFTGALGRRFLDLTPTEPDAAEKANHSFASGELRYAGADDFLEILTGEVRPRVAGVLPVDPAREAVFGHSLGGLFVLYSLFRRPEAFSAWLSLSPSIWWDNRTVLKGEAGFTAALPALARPPKLFVGVGGLEQPEGSPARMVDNAVELSARFSALSGPPGWRFASRVFDGETHTGVVWPAINPLLDFALKDA, from the coding sequence ATGAAAGCCGCCAGCTACCCGCTTGCCCGCCAGCAGGACTTCACCTCCCGGGTCAATGGCAGGGCCTACCGGCTGAGGATCGCCACGCCCTTCGGGCCGCCGCCGGCGTCAGGATATCCGGTGGTCTATGTCCTGGACGGCGACGGCTATTTCGGGACCTTCGCCGACGCCGCCCGCCTGCGCGCCGCCGCCGGCATGGAGATCCCGCACGCCGTGGTGGTGGGCGTGGGCTATCCCGCCGAGGACTTTACCGGCGCCCTTGGCCGGCGCTTCCTGGACCTGACCCCCACCGAGCCGGACGCGGCGGAGAAGGCCAACCACAGCTTCGCCTCGGGCGAGCTCCGCTATGCCGGGGCCGACGACTTCCTCGAGATCCTGACCGGGGAGGTGCGCCCCCGCGTCGCCGGGGTCCTGCCCGTCGACCCGGCGCGGGAGGCCGTGTTCGGCCACTCCCTCGGCGGCCTCTTCGTCCTCTACAGCCTGTTCCGCCGGCCCGAGGCCTTCTCGGCCTGGCTGTCCCTCAGCCCCTCCATCTGGTGGGACAACCGGACGGTCCTGAAGGGCGAGGCGGGGTTCACCGCCGCCCTGCCGGCCCTGGCCCGGCCGCCGAAGCTGTTCGTCGGGGTCGGCGGCCTGGAGCAACCCGAGGGCTCCCCCGCCCGAATGGTCGACAACGCGGTCGAGCTGTCGGCCCGGTTCAGCGCCCTGTCGGGGCCGCCGGGCTGGCGCTTCGCCTCGCGGGTCTTCGACGGCGAGACCCATACCGGCGTCGTCTGGCCGGCCATCAATCCCCTGCTCGACTTCGCCCTCAAGGACGCCTGA
- a CDS encoding TonB-dependent receptor: MPNRLLAALAAPAFAVVASGPALAAPPKAEEAVVDELVVEAPADRAGAAMGDIRPELRIDEAEIQSYGVSNVAELVAQLAPQTQSGRGRSRGGMPVVLLNGARISGFAELRDLPSEAILRVDVLPEEAALKYGYPADQRVLNFVTRKTFRAVTSEIDIEAATAGGTVTREVEAGVFRIDGDRRTQLRVDWTDTSAVTEDERDIPQDGSAALFTAEGLFRGGGPGGEIDPALSAQAGSFVTIAGLPPVAASRPPTLSEVAALAGQVPGQGEGAFRTLTPETRKLSVNGVLARSLPSGTTATVNAVLNLGGSESLQGRPSYALAVPSTSPWSPFSGTTDLLRRDASRGAVRQTSEDWSARLGFGLNGARSGWRTSLTGGLDLSDAVGRTDGGVNAALAQARLSAGDPAFNPYAPGPGDLSVFEADRTRSRNAGAEVQGLAAGALAELPAGPLFLSARAGASGAWLKSRSVRRGVEREVDLSRTGVSGQASLDVPLLRRDVEGWGRLGDLSVNFNLQGETLSDAGNLGAWGGGVNWSPVDRLTFLASFSRDQSPPTLVQLGAPRTVTSGVRVFDYVRGETVEVVQVSGGDPTLSSDQRDSTRLGINWKPFAARELNLSVSYTVNEAQDPASALPAATAEVQAAFPEKFLRDASGRLAVVDVRPVNFLRSEREEIRWGFNWFGGQGPAQGPASGRPGGGPPRGPGGPPPGAGGGGRPMAMMGGPGMGGPPGRNGWQVSIYHTAALTDRIVVRQGGPVFDLLDGSAAGARGGSPAHTVELQSGIFRQGRGARLTASWRSGSTVRGETPGGDLVFSDLATVDIRLFDTFSGSPDLVRRWPFLKGARVTLAVDNVFDARLEVRDAQGLVPAGYARDVLDPVGRVVEVSFRKVF; encoded by the coding sequence GTGCCAAACCGACTTCTCGCGGCCCTCGCGGCGCCCGCCTTCGCCGTCGTCGCCTCCGGCCCCGCCCTTGCGGCTCCGCCGAAGGCCGAAGAGGCCGTGGTCGATGAACTCGTGGTCGAGGCTCCGGCGGACCGGGCTGGAGCCGCGATGGGCGATATCCGGCCCGAGCTCAGGATCGACGAGGCGGAAATCCAGTCCTACGGCGTCAGCAACGTCGCCGAACTGGTCGCCCAGCTGGCGCCCCAGACCCAGTCCGGCCGGGGCCGCAGCCGCGGCGGCATGCCGGTGGTCCTGCTCAATGGCGCGCGGATCTCGGGCTTTGCCGAGCTTCGCGACCTCCCGTCCGAGGCCATCCTCAGGGTCGATGTCCTGCCCGAGGAGGCGGCCCTCAAGTACGGCTATCCCGCCGACCAGAGGGTGCTGAACTTCGTGACCCGCAAGACCTTCAGGGCGGTGACCTCCGAGATCGACATCGAGGCCGCCACCGCCGGCGGGACCGTGACCCGGGAGGTCGAGGCGGGCGTCTTCCGGATTGACGGGGATCGCCGCACCCAGCTCCGGGTCGACTGGACCGACACCTCGGCCGTCACCGAGGATGAACGGGATATCCCGCAGGATGGGTCCGCCGCCCTCTTCACTGCGGAGGGGCTGTTCCGCGGAGGCGGACCCGGCGGCGAGATCGACCCGGCCCTCAGCGCCCAGGCCGGAAGCTTCGTCACGATCGCCGGCCTGCCCCCGGTCGCCGCCAGCCGGCCACCCACCCTGTCCGAGGTCGCCGCCCTGGCCGGACAGGTCCCCGGGCAGGGCGAGGGCGCCTTCCGCACCCTGACGCCTGAGACCCGGAAGCTGAGCGTGAACGGCGTCCTGGCGCGCAGCCTGCCCTCTGGGACGACGGCGACGGTCAACGCCGTCCTCAATCTCGGCGGATCCGAGTCCCTACAAGGCCGCCCGTCCTATGCCCTGGCCGTACCGTCGACGAGCCCCTGGTCGCCCTTCTCCGGGACGACAGACCTCCTGCGACGGGACGCTTCGCGCGGCGCCGTCCGCCAGACCTCGGAGGACTGGAGCGCCCGCCTGGGCTTTGGCCTGAATGGCGCCCGAAGCGGCTGGCGCACCTCCCTGACCGGCGGCCTGGACCTTTCGGACGCCGTGGGCCGCACCGACGGGGGCGTGAACGCGGCTCTGGCCCAGGCGCGTCTCTCCGCCGGAGATCCGGCCTTCAATCCGTATGCGCCGGGGCCCGGCGATCTCTCCGTCTTCGAGGCCGACCGAACCCGCTCGCGCAACGCGGGCGCCGAAGTCCAGGGGCTGGCGGCCGGGGCCCTGGCGGAGCTGCCGGCCGGCCCGCTCTTCCTGTCGGCGCGCGCCGGCGCCTCCGGCGCCTGGCTGAAGTCGCGCTCGGTGCGGCGCGGCGTCGAGCGCGAGGTCGACCTGTCGCGGACCGGCGTCAGCGGCCAGGCCAGCCTGGATGTCCCCCTGCTGCGACGCGACGTGGAGGGCTGGGGCCGGTTGGGCGACCTGTCCGTAAACTTCAACCTGCAGGGCGAGACGCTCTCCGACGCCGGCAACCTGGGCGCATGGGGCGGCGGGGTGAACTGGTCGCCCGTGGACCGCCTGACCTTCCTGGCCTCCTTCAGCCGGGACCAGTCGCCGCCGACCCTGGTCCAGCTGGGGGCGCCCCGCACCGTGACCAGCGGGGTCCGTGTTTTTGACTATGTCCGCGGCGAGACGGTGGAGGTGGTCCAGGTCTCCGGGGGCGATCCCACCCTGAGCAGCGACCAGCGGGACTCCACGCGCCTGGGGATCAACTGGAAGCCCTTTGCGGCCCGCGAGCTCAACCTCTCGGTCAGCTACACCGTGAATGAGGCGCAGGATCCGGCCTCCGCCCTGCCGGCGGCGACGGCGGAGGTGCAGGCGGCCTTTCCCGAGAAGTTCCTGCGGGACGCGAGCGGCCGCCTGGCGGTGGTCGACGTCCGGCCGGTCAACTTCCTGCGCAGCGAGCGTGAGGAGATCCGCTGGGGCTTCAACTGGTTCGGCGGCCAGGGGCCCGCCCAGGGACCCGCCTCGGGCCGTCCCGGCGGGGGACCGCCGCGCGGCCCGGGCGGACCGCCTCCCGGGGCGGGCGGCGGCGGCCGGCCAATGGCCATGATGGGCGGTCCCGGCATGGGCGGGCCGCCGGGTCGGAACGGCTGGCAGGTGTCGATCTATCACACGGCGGCCCTCACCGACCGGATCGTGGTGCGCCAGGGCGGGCCGGTCTTTGACCTCCTGGACGGATCGGCCGCCGGCGCCCGGGGCGGCTCGCCGGCCCACACCGTGGAGCTACAGTCGGGGATTTTCCGGCAGGGGCGCGGCGCCCGCCTGACCGCGTCCTGGAGATCCGGCTCGACGGTCCGGGGCGAGACCCCCGGCGGGGACCTCGTCTTCTCAGACCTGGCGACGGTGGACATCCGCCTGTTCGACACCTTTTCCGGCTCGCCGGACCTGGTGCGGCGCTGGCCCTTCCTGAAGGGCGCCCGGGTGACCCTGGCGGTGGACAACGTCTTCGACGCCCGCCTTGAGGTCCGCGACGCACAGGGCCTGGTTCCGGCGGGGTACGCCCGGGATGTCCTCGATCCCGTGGGCCGCGTGGTCGAGGTGAGCTTCCGCAAGGTGTTCTGA
- a CDS encoding VOC family protein has product MTLQLRQIALVAERLEPVLQDFEAVFGLARCFVDPGVGVFGLENTLMPVGRNFFEVVAPVKPGTAGGRYLERRKGDGGYMVITQTATLAELEDVRRQAGEAGVRVAWESSRPGWTLIQLHPGDLRTTFLDVEWDAAGDLAGPWPPAGGTGWEASVRQDLVVDFTAVELQADDPAGAARLWSAVTGAPVQVEAGVPWVRLNNAGLRFVPAADGRGPGLSAVDLKVRDPAQIVARARARGLPAIEDRVEVCGVRFHLTRA; this is encoded by the coding sequence ATGACCCTCCAGCTCAGGCAGATCGCCCTTGTCGCCGAGCGGCTCGAACCCGTCCTGCAGGACTTCGAGGCTGTCTTTGGCCTGGCCCGGTGCTTCGTTGACCCGGGGGTCGGCGTCTTCGGGCTCGAGAACACCCTCATGCCTGTGGGCCGCAACTTCTTCGAGGTGGTGGCGCCCGTGAAGCCCGGCACAGCGGGCGGGCGGTACCTGGAGCGCCGCAAGGGCGACGGTGGCTACATGGTCATCACCCAGACGGCGACCCTTGCCGAACTGGAGGATGTCCGACGCCAGGCGGGCGAGGCCGGGGTGCGGGTGGCCTGGGAGTCCTCGCGGCCGGGCTGGACCCTCATCCAGCTTCACCCCGGCGACCTCAGGACCACCTTCCTGGACGTCGAGTGGGACGCGGCGGGCGACCTTGCCGGACCCTGGCCGCCGGCGGGCGGAACGGGCTGGGAGGCCAGCGTGCGCCAGGACCTGGTCGTCGACTTCACCGCGGTCGAGCTCCAGGCCGACGATCCGGCGGGCGCCGCGCGGCTCTGGAGCGCCGTCACGGGCGCTCCGGTCCAGGTCGAGGCGGGCGTCCCCTGGGTCCGGCTCAACAATGCAGGCCTGCGCTTCGTCCCGGCCGCCGACGGTCGCGGCCCCGGTCTTTCGGCGGTGGACCTGAAGGTTCGCGATCCCGCACAGATCGTCGCCCGCGCCCGGGCGCGCGGCCTGCCCGCCATCGAGGACCGTGTCGAAGTCTGCGGCGTGCGCTTCCACCTCACGAGGGCCTGA
- a CDS encoding acyltransferase family protein has protein sequence MTPAPSQRRADIDWIRIAAFGVLILYHVGLVYAPWDWHVHSPHTIEALGLAALVTNPWRLTLLFMVSGVALRFMVRKTPPAQAFGQRLRRLVPPLLFGVLVLVPPQSWIEAVEKGSFQGGLGAWWLSEFSLPGLRDGIPLNHVWFVLYITVYSLAALALAASPRRFAWLEGALGRLLAGGRLLVVPMVYLALLRLLVFPWAGLTNHIADDPYNHAMSLGVFLTGFLLALRDDVWTRFERMRWTSLAVAAASLPALIVLSQPIDQPPSAPANLMFAVYQWATICAVLGFGSRHLRSADGPALRYLTDAVFPCYLAHQTLLVIAAHLLKPHGLPVGAEAGLLVLITLGGSFAVYEIVRRIDLLRPLWGLRPRAKT, from the coding sequence GTGACACCGGCCCCCTCACAGCGCCGCGCGGACATCGACTGGATCCGCATCGCCGCCTTTGGCGTGCTGATCCTGTATCATGTCGGCCTGGTCTATGCGCCGTGGGACTGGCACGTGCACAGTCCGCACACGATCGAGGCGCTGGGCCTGGCCGCCCTGGTCACCAATCCCTGGCGGCTCACCCTGCTGTTCATGGTCTCGGGAGTCGCCCTGCGGTTCATGGTCCGCAAGACGCCCCCGGCCCAGGCCTTCGGGCAGAGGCTCAGGCGGCTGGTCCCGCCCCTGCTGTTCGGCGTCCTGGTCCTGGTCCCGCCCCAGTCCTGGATCGAGGCGGTGGAGAAGGGCAGTTTCCAGGGCGGGCTCGGCGCCTGGTGGCTCTCGGAGTTCAGCCTCCCGGGGCTGAGGGACGGCATACCCCTGAACCACGTCTGGTTCGTCCTCTACATCACGGTCTACAGCCTGGCCGCCCTGGCCCTGGCGGCCTCGCCACGCCGGTTCGCCTGGCTTGAGGGCGCGCTGGGACGGCTGCTGGCCGGCGGCCGCCTGCTCGTGGTTCCCATGGTCTACCTGGCGCTGCTCCGGCTCCTGGTCTTTCCCTGGGCAGGCCTGACAAACCACATCGCCGACGATCCCTACAACCACGCCATGTCCCTGGGCGTCTTCCTCACGGGCTTCCTCCTGGCCCTTCGCGATGACGTCTGGACACGGTTCGAGCGGATGCGGTGGACGTCCCTGGCGGTGGCCGCGGCCAGCCTGCCGGCCCTGATCGTCCTGTCCCAGCCGATAGACCAGCCGCCCTCGGCGCCGGCCAACCTGATGTTCGCCGTCTACCAGTGGGCCACCATCTGCGCCGTCCTCGGCTTTGGCAGCCGTCACCTGCGGAGCGCGGACGGACCGGCCCTGCGCTACCTGACCGACGCCGTCTTCCCCTGTTATCTCGCCCACCAGACCCTGCTGGTGATCGCCGCCCATCTCCTGAAACCCCATGGCCTGCCGGTCGGCGCCGAGGCGGGGCTGCTGGTCCTCATCACCCTGGGCGGCAGCTTCGCCGTTTACGAGATCGTGCGGCGCATCGACCTCCTGCGCCCCCTCTGGGGCCTGCGCCCGAGAGCGAAGACCTGA